From a region of the Hemibagrus wyckioides isolate EC202008001 linkage group LG06, SWU_Hwy_1.0, whole genome shotgun sequence genome:
- the lrrc3 gene encoding leucine-rich repeat-containing protein 3, producing the protein MSFPVGSSASRKHFFLSVYSLVLRLHFTVLFLCAMASACPKSCLCTDRNGLVVVQCSSRNLETIPSDLPQDTVALLLSSNHITKIPGQAFKHLPRLQELDLSRNAIDSVDGNAFQGILDTLRMLNLSHNRLRGVPKEAFARLHAKIGLANNPWHCECTLQEVLRELELDPETVSEVSCHTAVQDEYAGKPVIQVLDSGINFCNFHHKTTDVAMFVTMFGWFTMVIAYVIYYVRHNQEDARRHLEYLKSLPSSSQISKDLDTISTVL; encoded by the coding sequence ATGAGTTTCCCTGTGGGCAGTTCTGCATCCAGGAAGCATTTCTTCCTCTCTGTGTATTCCCTTGTGCTGAGATTGCATTTCACAGTGCTTTTTTTGTGCGCCATGGCATCCGCATGCCCCAAGAGTTGCTTGTGCACAGATAGAAATGGCCTGGTGGTGGTGCAGTGTTCTTCACGCAACCTTGAGACCATCCCATCCGATCTACCGCAGGACACCGTCGCTCTGCTGCTCTCCTCCAATCACATCACAAAGATCCCTGGCCAGGCGTTTAAACACCTCCCTCGCCTACAGGAGCTCGATTTGTCACGCAATGCCATTGACAGTGTGGATGGTAACGCTTTTCAGGGCATCTTGGACACCCTGCGAATGCTTAACCTGTCCCACAATCGCCTGCGTGGAGTACCCAAGGAGGCGTTTGCACGGCTCCATGCTAAGATCGGTCTGGCCAACAACCCATGGCACTGTGAATGCACATTACAGGAGGTGCTGCGTGAACTAGAACTCGACCCTGAAACTGTCAGTGAGGTGAGCTGCCATACAGCTGTGCAGGATGAGTATGCAGGCAAGCCTGTCATTCAGGTCCTGGACTCGGGCATCAATTTCTGCAACTTTCATCATAAGACAACGGATGTGGCCATGTTTGTCACCATGTTTGGCTGGTTCACCATGGTGATCGCTTACGTCATATACTATGTGCGGCACAACCAAGAGGATGCCCGCAGGCACTTGGAGTATCTCAAGTCTCTGCCAAGTAGTTCCCAAATTAGCAAAGACTTGGACACAATCAGTACTGTTCTGTAG